The Gemmatimonadales bacterium genome includes the window TTGCGCACGTCGGCGACGAAGGCGCGGTCCGCGTCGCTCAGCAGGGCATCGGTGGCCTGCAGGATCTTCTCGCGCGGTACGCGCAGCGTGTCGGTCAGCGCCTCGGCCTCGGTCGTCCGCACGTCGTCGCGGCCGGAGGGGAGCGCCCGATCGATCGTGGTGAGCGCGTCGCGCACCGCGGCGAGAGCCTCCTCCAGCGCACGGCGGCGCGAGGCCAGCTCGGCCGCCGCTGCGTCCTCGAGCAGCATCTCGCAGTAGCCGATGATCTGGTTGATCGGCGTGCGCAGGTCGTGGCGCAGCGCCGAGAGGGCCTGGGCGGTCAGCGTGTCGGCCGAGCCGGTCATCCGTGGTTGTTCCGGCCCAGCAGCGCCTGGATCTTGCCCAGCAGCCGCTCCAGCTCGATCGGCTTGGTGTCGTAGTCGTCGCAGCCGGCCTCGAGCGCCTTGTCGCGGTCGCCGGCCATGGCGTGCGCCGTCAGCGCGATGATCGGGACGGTCCTGGTCGCGGGCGCGGCGCGGATCTGGCGCGTGGCCTCCCA containing:
- a CDS encoding response regulator, with amino-acid sequence MAKILLVEDNEMNRDMLSRRLERKGFEVAMATDGRQGVEMAQAAAYDLILMDMSLPEVDGWEATRQIRAAPATRTVPIIALTAHAMAGDRDKALEAGCDDYDTKPIELERLLGKIQALLGRNNHG